In Cryptomeria japonica chromosome 10, Sugi_1.0, whole genome shotgun sequence, a genomic segment contains:
- the LOC131859180 gene encoding uncharacterized protein LOC131859180, translating to MAQHWGAAVGPLALTAHNPLPKGAKDVLPKHKGDGKLSVEEHLNSFNVATGILAIQYEDVAIRLFVQTLTEGVAEWFSQLQLPTTEYLKLNPKELDKLVKYVKGDSFLESQVHGCMENSDLAAAEGPSSIPYSLANLANPYAFHDTKSRHEVEIPKPEPFYISLLLNGQNLMSYKMLLSRTFCKDLGGEIKMDWYEAIIPLGNQKIKLEPKRKNKYTIFPSDNPKAQILFQECEFGNYLVLAPSDKKTDEAIDGTDGLWTDHFQDLSAVLQHCYEHGISLNPKKSVFSVTEGKLLGHIISQKGVKIDPKRVNAIQRLSLPSSRTGVRSFFGQVNFLRRFVLEFVETTKHIVGLLSEQHPFKWTEEAKDAFEKIKGSIANVPTLVNPDFTKDFILYCYASEHTMSGILLQLDENGAEMPIAFMSTPLKKHELKHSPMEKHAYAVVKAMKQF from the exons ATGGCTCAACACTGGGGTGCGgctgttggacctcttgctctcacAGCCCATAATCCACTACCAAAAGGAGCAAAGGATGTTTTACCCAAACATAAAGGGGACGGGAAACTTTCAGTTGAAGAgcatttgaattcttttaatgtagcaaCTGGAATCTTAGCAATCCAATATGAGGATGTGGCTATTAGGCTTTTTGTCCAAACTCTCACCGAAGGGGTAGCAGAATGGTTTAGCCAGCTGCAA CTTCCTACCACTGAGTatttaaagcttaacccaaaagagttggataaactAGTCAAATATGTTAAAGGAGATTCCTTTTTGGAGTCCCAAGTACATGGATGTATGGAAAATAGTGATTTAGCTGCTGCAGAGGGGCCTTCATCTATCCCCTACTCATTAGCTAATCTGGCAAATCCCTATGCTTTTCATGATACAAAGTCTAGGCATGAGGTTGAGATTccaaaacctgaacctttctatatttcccttctcctGAATGGCCAAAAtttaa TGAGTTACAAAATGCTTTTGAGTAGGACATTTtgcaaagatcttggaggtgaaatcaaaatggactggtATGAAGCCATTATTCCCCTTGGAAATcagaaaatcaagcttgaacctaaGCGCAAAAATAAGTATACTATTTTTCCCTCAGATAACCCCAAAGCCCAGATTCTATTTCAAgagtgtgagtttggaaactatcttgttCTTGCACCTAGTGACAAGAAAACGGATGAGGCAATTGATGGAACTGACGGGCTATG GACAGATCATTTTCAGGATTTGAGTGCAGTATTGCAGCATTGCTATGAGCATGGGATTTCTCTGAATCCTAAGAAATCAGTTTTTTCTGTCACGGAgggcaaattgttaggacatatCATCTCACAAAAGGGAGTCAAGATTGACCCAAAGagggttaatgcaattcaacgtctcaGTTTACCCTCTAGCCGGACTGGGGTAAgatcgttctttggtcaagtgaatttcttaagaagatttgttctAGAGTTTGTTGAGACCACAAAACACATTGTTGGCTTGCTAAGTGAGCAACATCCTTTTAAGTGGACCGAAGAGGCCAAAGATGCTTTTGAGAAAATTAAGGGATCAATTGCAAATGTGCCCACTCTTGTTAATCCAGATTTCACGAAGGATTTCATTTTGTATTGCTATGCATCAGAACATACTATGTCTGGGATTCTGTTGCAGTTGGATGAAAATGGGGCTGAAATGCCCATAGCGTTCATGAGTACTCCACtgaagaagcatgagcttaagcaTTCACCTATGGAGAAGCATGCATATGCTGTTGTAAAAGCCATGAAACAGTTTTGA